A region from the Acanthopagrus latus isolate v.2019 chromosome 8, fAcaLat1.1, whole genome shotgun sequence genome encodes:
- the LOC119024894 gene encoding leptin-like has protein sequence MDYTLALLLSLLQLLSAVTAAPVPVEVVKMKSKVKWMAEQLLVRLNRDFQAPLGFPVSPRADDLDGPSSIVMVLEGYNSLISDDLDGVSQVKYDISSLTGYLDQWRQGHCTEQRPKPSVPGPLQELQSKKEFIHTVSIEALMRVKEFLNLLLKNLDHLETC, from the exons ATGGACTACACTCTggctctcctcctttctttgcTGCAACTTTTAAGTGCAGTTACAGCTGCGCCTGTGCCGGTGGAAGTGGTGAAGATGAAATCCAAAGTGAAATGGATGGCTGAACAGCTGTTGGTCAGGCTGAACAGGGACTTCCAG GCTCCACTGGGCTTTCCAGTCAGCCCTCGGGCTGATGATCTGGATGGACCCTCATCCATAGTGATGGTCTTGGAGGGCTACAACAGCCTGATCTCAGACGACCTCGACGGGGTCTCGCAGGTCAAGTACGACATCTCTTCACTGACTGGATACCTGGATCAGTGGAGGCAGGGGCACTGCACTGAGCAGCGGCCAAAGCCTTCAGTGCCGGGCCCGCTGCAAGAGCTACAGAGCAAGAAGGAGTTCATCCACACTGTGAGCATCGAGGCTCTCATGAGGGTGAAGGAGTTCCTcaatctgctgctgaaaaatCTGGATCATCTTGAGACTTGCTGA